In Pantoea cypripedii, the following proteins share a genomic window:
- a CDS encoding ABC transporter permease, with protein sequence MKVTAPQATEQQTSFFSNLRHKMPKDTGIFVVMLGIALIFEIAGWYVRDQSFLMNTNRLVLIVLQVAIIGIIAVGVTQVIITTGIDLSSGSVIALTAVVAASLAQTSDSLSPMYPSLVNLPAAIPIVAGIGVGLVCGLVNGVLITKTGIPPFIATLGMMVSARGLAQYYTQGNPISFLSDGFTSIGQGAMPVVIFLVVAFLFHIALKHTRYGKYVYAIGGNMTSAKVSGINVNKYLIIVYTIAGALSGLAGVVLAARVSSGQSSMGLAYELDAIAAAVIGGSSLMGGVGRITGTLIGAVILGLIKSGFTFIGVDAYVQDIIKGIIIVAAVSIDMHRNRKKR encoded by the coding sequence ATGAAAGTTACGGCCCCCCAGGCAACTGAACAACAGACGTCCTTTTTCAGCAATCTGCGCCACAAGATGCCGAAAGATACCGGTATTTTTGTGGTGATGCTGGGTATTGCCCTGATCTTTGAAATTGCGGGCTGGTATGTCCGTGACCAATCCTTCCTGATGAACACCAATCGTCTGGTGCTGATTGTGTTGCAGGTGGCGATTATCGGTATCATCGCGGTGGGGGTGACTCAGGTCATTATTACCACCGGTATCGATCTCTCATCCGGTTCGGTCATCGCTTTGACGGCAGTGGTCGCGGCCAGCCTGGCGCAAACCTCCGATAGCCTGTCGCCGATGTATCCTTCGCTGGTTAACCTGCCCGCTGCCATCCCGATTGTTGCGGGTATTGGGGTGGGGCTGGTCTGTGGGCTGGTCAACGGGGTGCTGATCACCAAAACAGGTATTCCTCCGTTTATCGCCACCCTCGGTATGATGGTATCCGCACGCGGTCTGGCGCAGTACTACACCCAGGGTAACCCGATCAGCTTCCTGTCTGATGGCTTCACCTCGATCGGTCAGGGTGCAATGCCGGTAGTGATCTTCCTGGTGGTGGCGTTCCTGTTCCACATCGCGCTGAAGCACACCCGCTACGGCAAATATGTCTACGCCATTGGCGGCAACATGACCTCCGCCAAAGTGTCCGGCATCAACGTCAATAAATACCTGATTATCGTTTACACCATCGCCGGTGCGCTCTCGGGCCTGGCTGGTGTGGTACTGGCGGCACGCGTCAGTAGCGGACAGTCAAGTATGGGCCTCGCCTATGAACTGGATGCCATCGCCGCAGCAGTTATCGGTGGCAGCAGCCTGATGGGCGGCGTGGGGCGTATCACCGGCACCTTAATCGGTGCAGTGATCCTTGGCCTGATTAAGAGTGGGTTCACCTTTATTGGGGTGGATGCGTACGTTCAGGACATCATTAAAGGCATCATTATCGTCGCAGCGGTGTCGATCGATATGCACCGCAACCGCAAAAAACGCTGA